In Rhodopirellula sp. P2, the DNA window ATTGCTCGCTGTGTCGCATTTTCGTTGGACCATCCACTGGCTTGCTCTGCCATTGCCAGCAAGTGATTCTGGACAGCATCGGCGCGATCCGAGAGGGAACGCAACTCATCTTGAGCGATGCGTTTCTGTTCGGAAAACTCTGCGTCGGAGCGTTCCAAGTTGCGACGCAGTGACGTTTCTTCGTTCGCCGCTTCGCGAATCATTTGTTCGGCGGCACGGACCGTCTGCTTCGTGATGTCCTGCAGCGACTCTTGCATCGGTTGGTCCGTGGGCAGCTTTTTCTCAAGTTGTTCGAGCAATTGCTCGGGAGTCATCTGGTTGGCTTGGGCGACCGCTTCCGCTGCGTTGAATTGGTTGTCCATTGAGGGGTTCGCTTCCGAAGTTGGGGCCAGTTCGTTGAGCGCGTCCCGAGTCTGGGAGGCATCCTCGCCCTGGTCGATGGCTTCGAAGTGATCGGCAATGGTTTCCAGTGTTTTCGAAAGATCATCGAGTGATTGCGATGCCTCTGCCGGTTGGTTTTCGCGGAGCTGGCTGGCGACTTGTTCGGTTTGCTGTTCAATCGCTGCGATGGCCTGGTCGGCATCGCGGGCAGCCTGCGCGTCGTCCGCTTGGGAGTAGTCCGCGTTGTTGGCTCGGTCCGCCAATTGTTCGGCGATCGAGCTGACCTGTTCCTTCAAATCGTCAAACTTGGATTCCGCCTCGGCCGCGACTTGTTCGGGGGATTCGGGACGTTTGGATTGGTCTTCTTCGATGGAATCGCTCTGTTGCTTGGCTTCCTCCGCTGCTTCGCGTGCCTGATCGGACAAGCTTGGCGTGAGGCGACGAAGGAATTCACGTGCCTCTTCCATCATCGGATCGAGATCATTCCAACTGGATTGATAGGTTTTCAGGATCGACTCAATGGGAATGGCCGCTGACACTGGCGTTTCGCTTTCCCAGCGACGACGGTTCAAGCGGTCACGGGCTTGGCTGGCGTCTTGATTCCAACGAGTGTCCCGGAGGGGATCAGCGACACTGGGGGCCAGGCCGAGGTGCCGAACCTGCGCCATCGGGATTTCGTTGGCGACTTGGATGTGTTCCAGTCGGATGGGTTGATGGATGATCCCGTCAGCAGAATCGACCGGGTACCGTTCTCGGTCGGCGACGAACTGCCATTGTTTCTCAAAGCGATGCAGTTGGTTTCCAGCGTCCAGCGTCATCACCGCTTTCGAGACTTGGTCGTAGAATGCGACCTCGTCGAGGTCCGAACTTTCCGGCGAGACAAACCCATCGGCTGTGATGGCGTCCAGGGTCCGGACGATGAGGTCGAGATCCGAGCTGGCGGTCACCTGCGAATCGCTTCTCGCTTCTTCGAAACGTTCCGCATGTTGCAGCCGGTGCAGGATTGTCTCGCGAAGTTCCTGAAAGGATTCTTGGTGAAGTCGTTCGACGGATTTCGATTCGGCCAACTCATTGGAGTCGCCGCGTTCGGCGAGTGATTCCGATTTGCGTTGTTGGTCGCGCCATTGCTTGCCGGTGCGATTCAGCGTCGCCAACTGTCCAGCCCATCCCATGGGTTCCGCGGTGAACTCCTTCATTGCGGAGGCGATTCGGTTGGCCACGTTGCCGTGCAGCAAACTATGAACTCGCAACGCTTTGACCTCCCCTGCGATTTGCTGCATGGTTTCACGGAAGGGATGCTCGGCATTGCCATCTTGCGAGGTGCGAAGTTTGTCACGAGCGTCAGAGATGATCTGGGTGCGTTGATTCACAAAGCGATGGATTTGCTCATGGTGTCGCTGCACTTCTTCGGGAAGATCCGGTTCCATCAACTTCAGGAGATCGCTGATTTGTTGCAGTTGCTGATGCAGGAGTTCGCTCTGTCCCGGCAGCCTGGTGATGGGGATGTTGGCATCCGCGTCGCCGAGCATTGCGGCGCTGGTTTGAACCGTTTCCATGTCATGGGACAGTCCCATGGCGAGCTCGATGGCCAGGATCGCTTTTGTGAACTCGATCGACCGTGACGACAATTGAGTGAGCATGCGCAGTTTGCCAACGTGCGAACTCGAAAGTCGTTTGCGTTGGTCGGCGGAATCGTCGTTTGGGAATTGCTCGCCAATCTGTTGCCAAGTCTTGTATTGAAGAGCCGTCTGTTCGAGGGCAAACCTGGCAGCCGAATCCAGACGCGACCATTGGTCGATTCGTATCGGATCGTCGATCGAGGCCAGAAGTTGGCGAATGGAGACCGGCGCTGCTTCGTCCAACTCAGGCGAGATTTCATCGGCCGAGGGATTGAATCCAGAAATCGATTCCCACCGGGTACGAAGCTGTTGCAATGGAGCAGACAGATCGGGATCCAACTGGAACGACTGGGTGTCCGGGGACTCAATCGAGGCTTTCATGCTGGTTTGCATGCTTTGACTGATCTGGTTCAGTTCTTCGAACCAAGGCGTGATTTGTTGCGTGAGTTCCTGATGCGCCAACAGGTTGTGATGTCGGTCGGGATCAAAATCCAATTGGGCAATGAAGATGTCAATCCAATTGGATTGACCTCGATGGCCTGCTCGGTCCACGGCGATCAGTCGAGTCTTCAAGCGACTGCCGGATGGCAATTTTGCATCCGCATTTTCGCGACCATCAAAACGAGCCAGATCCCAGTTCAAATCCACGCGAGCGATTGAATCGGGATCTTTCAACTCAATTTTGGTTTCTGTCAGTCCTTCACCTTCCAGCAGAATTTGCTGGATCGCGTAGTCCATCGGAATGTCGTCTTCGAGATGTCCGACCAACGACAGCACCGCCGCTGGGGAGGCAATTTGCCGACGCGGAATTGATTCGTCCCATGCCGCGATGGGGCTGCGGTCGACCACGGGATCAATCGTGTATCTCGGCGAAAATGGATTGTTCAATCCCGTGTCGGAACCCGTTGCATCCAGGCGATAGCTGCCAGGGGTTGAGATGGGAACGGTGATTTCGAACTGCTGATTTTCAGGGGACACAGACGCCAAAGCCAACCCGGAACCACGCGAAGAGAAACGCATCTCCGCGTCTCGAACGGGTTGATCAAATTCCACTCGCATGGTGACCTTGGTCCCGACAAACGCGGTGAGGTCACCGTGGTTCTCGGTGACGGTTTTGTTTGGCAGTTTGGTGTGCGATGGGTACTGATACTCTTTGACAAACGATGTCGCACGCGGGCGAGGTTGCGGGGTCAGCGTGTACCAGAGGGTTTCCGCATCTCCGGCGAGAATCCGATATTCAACCGCAGATTGCTGGACCGGTAGATTTGCCGAATAGGTTGGCAGCTGGGGGGCGTCCAAGGCTTGCTTTGGGTGTCCTTCATCCGCAAGGTTTTCGTGCGAACGTCGGACCATGCGCTGACGTTCTTGTCCCAGTTCGTCGCGGGTTTCGAGCCAGACATCGGAACGGCCCAAACGGTCCACTCCCACCATCACGCCGACCAGATCTCCTTCGGCAACCATCGCGGATGGTGGGTTGGGGTGGAGCAAATGGATTTTGGTCAGGGAGGCTCGTTGGATGGGGGCGATTGGCAGCAAGACGCGCGCAAAGCGACGTGGCAATTCCAGCGTGGGGATCAATCCCAACGCCGTGATGACGACGAGCAAGGAGAACAGCACCAACAAGGCTTGTTGGATCAGTTTCCAAGGCAATAAACGTCGCACTTCGACATCGCCCAGCTGCTCGGCGACATGCGATTGAAGTTTCCGTCTGAAGTCGGGTGAGCCGTTGAGATGGTCGACTTCACTGAGTTCGACGGCGGACAGGATTTGACCGCGAAGTTTGGTTTGAGCGATCTCAAAGCTTCCAGCGACTTCGGCGGGTGAGCTTTGGAACGCGGAAGCGATCCCGTTTCGGTAGGCTGCCCAGCCGGCGGCAAGATACGCAAGCAGGCTCAGCAAGACGCGTGGCAGGGTGGTTGGACGTACAAAATGGTCGATCAACGTCAGGGCAACCATGCCGGTGATCAACACGGCCACACCCACGGCGACACCACGGCACACTTGCAGGGTGGCACGCCGTCTGGCGAAGGCCCGCAGCTTGTCGCGGGTGGCGGGCAGCAGTTCGCTGGGGGCCTGGTGGTTCGTTCTGGGCAATTCGCCCAGCATCCCGTAGGGCAATTCGCTCATACCAATCCCACCTTTTTGCGCATCCACCATTCGGCGGCGAGAAGTCCCAGGATGGCCACAAACAGCCACCATGATTCCCACATCAACGTGTCTGTTTCAATGATTTGGCCTCGAGACAACGGCAGCAGTTGACTCAGCATCTCCGCTGCGGACGATTCGTGGACGTACGTGCCACCGCCGGCGCTGGCAATCTCTTTCAGGGTGTCCTCGTCCACCGCAACACGATCCAGTTCACCTTTGCGAGAGGGTTCCACCCAAATCGGGGCGGTTGCTTTCAAGGCGGAGGCGTCATAGCCACTGACGCGAACTCGCACGTGGTAGGCACCTGGCGGGAGGGAATCGGTTTGAGCCAGGTACGTTCGGCGAGACTCGTCGTCGAGGTTCATGGGCAGGGTGGCAACGATTTGGTCGTCGCGAATCAGCAAGGCATCCACGGTCGCAGGCGTGTTGGGGGACGCTGCCTCACCGAACGACGTTTCATTGTCGAGCAGTCGGACTCGGATCAATGCTGATTGGCCGGACTCGTAATCAATCTTGTCGGTTCCGATCGCCACATAGTCGTCTCGCACGGCGTACGGTGGTTGCATCGCAGCGGTCAGCATCTGATTCCAAAAACGGCCGTGCAGTTGACTCTCGATTTTATAACGCCAACGCCAAGTCTGGTCCGTTGCCAGAAAGAACACGCGGCCGGCACCGAACAGACGTGTGACCAACCAGGGCACCCGGCTTTCGGTTGGAGAAGATGTCTCGGTTGCTTCCACCAGGGCATCTGCCCAGACTTCGGCATCCGCTCGAGCTGTTGTGACGGGAATCACTCCCGGGACCGGCATGCTGCGCCAAAGTTGCTCGTTGGACGCGATCTCAGAACTGAGCAGCATCACTGGTTGAGAACGTCCTGTCGTTGTGGGGCCGATGGACTGAACGGATGGTTGCTGGCGTTGGTATCGAAGCAGATCGTTGTTTTCAGAGGTGTCGGCAGGGTCGATGAACTCGACGGGCAGCAGTTCGTTCAACGACTCGATTCGTGACAGGCGGTTGTACCGGCCGTTGAGCATGATGAGTCCGCCACCGCGACGAACAAATTCTCGTAAACCGTCGGAGTCGGTGTCCGCCCATTGTTCTGGTGGGACTTCGCCCAACACGATCGCGTCGTAGCGGTTCCAGTCTTCGGTCGTGGCCGGCACCTCTCCGTCCTGGTCTCCTCGCGAGATTTGGGGGGAGTCCGTTCCAGGGCCAAATAAAACCGTGTTCACTTGCCAAGCGGGATCCCGAGCGAACAGGTTCCGCAAATAGCGTGTTTCCCACCGTGAAGAGCCGTCGAGGATCAATAGCCGGCGGTCGCGACTGGCCGCTGCAATTCGAAAATCCCAGGAATCGTTTTCGGGTTGGCCCAAGGATGTTGGGACGGTTGGATCGGCTCTGCGAATGGATGCGGTGAAGGGCAAAACCAGGCTGTCGCGGTCCACGCCGCGGGCTTCTTGGTTGGCGAGACGGTTCGTGAGCGGTTCCACCGGAAGGTCGAAGTCGATTTCGGTTTGTCCGTCCTGAGTGGCCACAAAACTGTCGGACCAAACCAGCGTTTCGCCTGATCGAAGTTCGATTTGAAGCGTGTCGTTGGTCACCCCATCATGCTTGGCCACAATGGTTCCGGTCAGGCGACCATCCGCCGCAATTCGCTCGGGATGCAGGACGTTGGTGATGCCGATGTCGGTCGGTTCATCGACGCTGCCCAGGCCAACGGTGTGAACTTGCCAGCCCGACTGCGAAAGTTGCCAAGCCAAATCGGAGGCATCGTCCACGCCGGCGGAGTCGCGACCGTCGGTCATCAGCACGACTGCCAGTGGCGAGGCTGTGGTGTCAGCCAATTCGTCGGTCAGGACGACGGATTGGGCGGGATCACTGTTGCCTGACCGCGGCACCATGGGACGCAACGCGGCTGACAAATTGGTGGTGGCCCCGGTGGCTTCCCCTAGCATGATTTCGGTCGATTGACGTTCGGTTTCAGTGTCCAGATCGTAGGATTTCCACCGTGGGTGAGCGGTGGCGTCAAAGCTCATCACGTCGATCAAGTGAGTCGATTGCAGCTTTTGGATCCAACCATCGCTTTCATTTTTGCCGAACAGCATCTCCACGGAACGACGCAGGCGATCGGGGGACTCACGGTCCGACGAGTCTCGTTCGCTCATGCTCAACGATTGGTCAACCGCGAAAATGAGTCTGGCGGGCTGGCCGATGACTTGGCGGTGGTGCCAAATCGGACCGGCCAAGAGCAGGATGGTGAGGATGATCGCGGTCGAACGCAGAGCTGGAAGTGCCCAGGCAGCGGAACCCCCGAGTCGCTTGGTTTCATTCAGGTACAACCACGCCGCAGCCAGTCCGGTGAGGATCGCGATCGCAAAGATGGCCCAGGTCGGGAGATCCCACGAAAACCGCAAACTGGCAAGGTTCGATCGAGGACAATCGGGAATCATCGATGACTCCCTGCGGAAGCGACGGGAGCATTCCAAGCGGTGGCGGCCGATTTGGGACGCCCGGCAAATTGTTGCCAGAGCAGTTCCGCGATCAGGACGAACAGCACCAGGGACATCAGCGGTCGCCAGATTTCTTGGCCAAATCGATCGGTTGCCGTCGCTTCCACCAAGTCTTCGGGTGTGTCGAACAAGCGTGCTTGCAGACGCTCTGCAAAGGTTTCGATTTGGCTGGGTTCCAGGGTTCGGAGATCTGATTCAGAGGCAGGGATTTCTGCGACTCGAAGAAGGGGGGCGGCGGGGGCGTCCGGTCGAAAACGATAGATGCCAGCGATTTGGGTGTGGCTGAAGACGCCGGATGAAACGTTCAGAGCGTCGTTTCCACCAGCGTCACCGGAAAGTGATTGGAATGCGGAACTGGAACCATCCGGCGACGTCACCGTCCAAGAGGCGGTTGCCCCCGGGATCAGCATCGGTTGGCCTGCCACCACGTTCATGGATTCTTGGCTGCCCACCAAGTCCAATATCAACTGCTGCATCATCGGCAAGTAGACCGCACGCAGCGGCAAGGTGGACCATTCTGTATCGCAACCAATGGCAAACTGAATCACGTTGGATCGCCGAACTGCTAAAACGGCTTGGTCTGATGTTCGCAACAAGATTTGAGTGGACTCGGTGGAAGAATCTTCGATCAGCAGTCGACGATACCGGCCGACTCGAACTTCTTCCCAGATGCCATCGCCGGCGTCTTGCAGCGTTCCCCAAACACTCTGCCTGCCGCGAGGGGGTTGGATCGTGAACCCAAGGCGGTCTTGCTCTTCCGCCGTGACGGAGTTCTCGCTTTCCAAGACTGCTTCGATGTCCGAAGCGGTGATGAGTCGATCCAGTTTGGCTGGCAACCATGGGATGTTGTTCCACTGATCAGCAGCCACTTGATCGCCGTCGAAGAAAACCAGCTTTCCATCGTGAGCAAGAAACTGTTCGAGCAACTCGTTGTCAGAGTCATTTCGCGAGTTGATCTGTTTGACGTTGGCAAAGATGATGACGTCGGGACGTTCAGCGGTTTCCATTTGGGTTGACAGTTCAGACGACCATCGCGAGCTCGAGAAGACTCGACTGCTGACCAGATCGGAACGTGCATTCTGGCCTGGCCGTGCACTCTCATTGACGCTGGCAAAGGCAAAGGGGCTGAGCGCCAAACGCAAAAAGTCGGTTTCGCTTTGCAACGGTTCGTTGGATGGATTTCCATCGACCAACCACACCCGGATTTGGGGCAGGACGTTGAATGCAAGTCTGCGGCGATTGTCCGCCGCGATCGCGTCGGTGTGTTCGACGGCGAACGCCAGCGAATGGTTTCCGGCTGTTTCCGGGGTGTGTGCGAACGAGAGCGTGGATGAACTGCGAGGAGCGATGTCGAGGGTTGCGGTTTGCACGGTCTGCCCATCGTAGAACCATCGCCCAGTCAATCGACTGACCGAGCGATCCGAATCATTCCGGATCTTTGCGGTGAAGTTGACCAACCGATCTTTCAAAACCGCTGGGGCGTTGGCGTCGAGTGATTCGACCACCAAGTTGTCCAGCATGGCGTCGGCTTGAGAAACGTTGAGGAAGTCGACTCGCGGTGGCGGTGTCATGCGATCCAGTTGAACGCGCGCGTCTTCGACCGCATCGATCCATTGATTCCCAGCAGCCAAACTGTTGGATTGAAAGTCGCCGCAAATCACGATGCGGCGGTTCGGATGCGAGGCCTCTTGGCATGCGTCCAGGCAAGTGTCCAAGGCTTGGACGTAGTCTGAGGGAGGACCGTCGAAGGGAAGTTCGGACAAGTCAACCAAAGCATCGCGTGGGGCGGATCGCTGGATGGGTGCAGTGAGCTGACTGGCCAGAATCACGATCACTTCGTCACCGCGTGATAGATTTCCAATCAGTCCGGTGGCTGCTTTTAGAGCGCGGTCGTGGCGTCCGGCAGCCTGCATGGAACGACTGTCATCGACACACAGGATCAGCGTCAGCGGTTCGGACCCGGGCAAGGCGCGAGCTGAAGAGAGCAATGGACGAGCCATCGCGAGCGCCAGCAAGATCGGAATCGCACACCGCAGCGCTAGCAGGATCCATTGATGCCACTGCATGCGTCGGCGGTTTTTCGCAACGACGTCCTGAAGCAAGAACATCGCTCCCCAATCCATGGATCGATAGCGACTGCGAAACAACAGGTGGATTGCCAGGGGAACCACAAAAGCCAGTGCGCCGGCGAGCAATCCGAGGTTGAGGAAATTCATTTGGAAGAATTGCCCTCTGCCGAGGAGTTCGGTTGGGAGCCCGCCAAGACGGAACCGGGGAAGGTCAGTGAACCACTGACACCACCCCCACGCCGCAGTGTCACGAACCTCGCAAGGGCGTCGACGACAGGAACGTCGGTCGTGATCATGGCGTGGTCGACGCGGTTGCGGCGGCAGGCTGCTTCGATCGTCGCGTTGTGACGCTTCAGGGACTCGATGTAGCGGGAGCGGATTTGTCGCGAATCGATGATTTCGCGATGATCGGTGTTCTCCAAATCGCGAAATTCGATGCGGTCATGGAAGGGGAAATCGACTTCATCTGGATCGAGGATTTGTAGAAACACGACCTCTTGTCGTTGGGCTCGCAAGGCCGCAAACGCTTTGCCGAGTGATTCAGGATCGCCAAGGCCATCGGATATCAGAACCACCAACGAACGTCGTGGCAGTTTCAGCATCGCTTGGCGGATGACTGTGCCCAAGTCCGTTTCACCGCCACCAGAATCACCGGCCAGAATCTTCAGCAAGGCTTGGAGGTGCGACGGCATGGTTCGCGGCGGCAACGAGTCACTGATCTTGTCGGCGAACGTCATCAATCCAACCGCATCTTGGCTGGAGAGCATCATGTATGCGATTGCCGCGGCGATCGCGGTGGCGTAATCCTGCTTGCGATTGCCCAGGGAGGCACGGGAGTCTGTTAGTTGCAACGCCCGACTGCCGGCGTATTGCATGCTGCCGCTGCGGTCGACCAACAGTGTGCATCGTAAGTTGGTCTCTTCTTCAAATTCGCGAATGTAGAGGCGATCGCTTTTGCCGAACGCACGCCAATCGATGTTCCGCAGTTCATCGCCGGGCACGTAGGGACGGTGCTCTTTGAACTCGACGCTGGAGCCTTTGTGCGGTGATCGGTGGCGACCCGCGGTCAGCCCCTCGACAGCCTGTCTCGCGATCCACTGCAACGCGGCGGCACGCGACGCATCACGCGCGGTGAACAGATCGGGAAAACGCATGGTGGACTGGGGCGGGAAGGCGGCAAGCGGAGGCAAAATCGCACCCCTATCCTAATGCAACGGCAGCCGAAAGTCGCTGAGCAAAGCGAACTCTTGCCTGCTTGGCGTTTCCTTTTTCGGGCAAGTCCCACGGGGCCTTCGCAGGTCGCCTCCGGCCATGGAGGGGGTTAGGAAATCGCGGCGAACGCCCGTTCCAGATCCGCTTCCAAATCGCGGGGTGATTCCAGACCGACCGAGAGGCGAATCAGCGAATCTGTGATCCCGTGTGCCGCACGTGCTTCAGGAGCGTAAGACGCATGGGACATCGTGGCGGGTTGCTCGATCAAGGATTCCACCGCGCCCAGGCTGACCGCGAGGTGAAACAATTCGGTCGACTGGCAAACCTTGGAAACCTGTTTCAGCGATGCATTCAGTTCGAATGTGATCATCGCGCCGAAGTGAGTTTCTTCCTCATCGGACCGCTGCTGCCCGAACAGTTGGCTGGCCAATTCATGCTGGTCATGCGAAGTCAGGCCGGGATAAAGCACCGATCGAACCATCGGGTGTGCTTCCAGCCACTGTGCCAAGCGGAGTGCCGTTCGCGACTGCTCGCGAATTCGCAGGTCCAATGTTTTCAAGCCACGCGAAATCAGGAAGCTGCTCATCGGATCGAGCACGGCACCGGTCGCGTTCTGGACGAAATAGAGTTGGTCGTGAAGTTCGGGATCGGAGACGGCCAGCGTTCCGCCCAGGCAGTCGCTGTGACCGCCCAGGTACTTTGTCGCGGAGTGCATCACAATGTCGATGCCAAAATCCAAAGGACGCAACAGCGCCGGGGTGCCAAAGGTGTTGTCGACGCCGGAGAGGATGCCCTTTGATTTGGCCAGGCGAGCGATTGCTGGCAAGTCGGAAATCGTCATCCGAGGATTTCCGATCGATTCGGTCCAAATCAGTTTGGTCCGGTCGGTGATGGCGTTTTCGATTGCACTTAAATCAGTGAAATCCACCAAGGTGACTTCGATGCCGCTGCGATTGCAAATTTGGTGCAGCAACCGGTAGGCACCGCCATAGATGTCGGTTCCCGCGACGACGTGGTCGCCGGATTCCAACAGCATCGTGACCGCGTGGATGGCCGCCATGCCGGATGAAAACGCCAAGGTTCCGCAGGCGTTTTCGAGCGAAGCAAGCGTGGTTTGCAGACCCGTTCGAGTTGGATTGCCA includes these proteins:
- a CDS encoding peptidase — its product is MSELPYGMLGELPRTNHQAPSELLPATRDKLRAFARRRATLQVCRGVAVGVAVLITGMVALTLIDHFVRPTTLPRVLLSLLAYLAAGWAAYRNGIASAFQSSPAEVAGSFEIAQTKLRGQILSAVELSEVDHLNGSPDFRRKLQSHVAEQLGDVEVRRLLPWKLIQQALLVLFSLLVVITALGLIPTLELPRRFARVLLPIAPIQRASLTKIHLLHPNPPSAMVAEGDLVGVMVGVDRLGRSDVWLETRDELGQERQRMVRRSHENLADEGHPKQALDAPQLPTYSANLPVQQSAVEYRILAGDAETLWYTLTPQPRPRATSFVKEYQYPSHTKLPNKTVTENHGDLTAFVGTKVTMRVEFDQPVRDAEMRFSSRGSGLALASVSPENQQFEITVPISTPGSYRLDATGSDTGLNNPFSPRYTIDPVVDRSPIAAWDESIPRRQIASPAAVLSLVGHLEDDIPMDYAIQQILLEGEGLTETKIELKDPDSIARVDLNWDLARFDGRENADAKLPSGSRLKTRLIAVDRAGHRGQSNWIDIFIAQLDFDPDRHHNLLAHQELTQQITPWFEELNQISQSMQTSMKASIESPDTQSFQLDPDLSAPLQQLRTRWESISGFNPSADEISPELDEAAPVSIRQLLASIDDPIRIDQWSRLDSAARFALEQTALQYKTWQQIGEQFPNDDSADQRKRLSSSHVGKLRMLTQLSSRSIEFTKAILAIELAMGLSHDMETVQTSAAMLGDADANIPITRLPGQSELLHQQLQQISDLLKLMEPDLPEEVQRHHEQIHRFVNQRTQIISDARDKLRTSQDGNAEHPFRETMQQIAGEVKALRVHSLLHGNVANRIASAMKEFTAEPMGWAGQLATLNRTGKQWRDQQRKSESLAERGDSNELAESKSVERLHQESFQELRETILHRLQHAERFEEARSDSQVTASSDLDLIVRTLDAITADGFVSPESSDLDEVAFYDQVSKAVMTLDAGNQLHRFEKQWQFVADRERYPVDSADGIIHQPIRLEHIQVANEIPMAQVRHLGLAPSVADPLRDTRWNQDASQARDRLNRRRWESETPVSAAIPIESILKTYQSSWNDLDPMMEEAREFLRRLTPSLSDQAREAAEEAKQQSDSIEEDQSKRPESPEQVAAEAESKFDDLKEQVSSIAEQLADRANNADYSQADDAQAARDADQAIAAIEQQTEQVASQLRENQPAEASQSLDDLSKTLETIADHFEAIDQGEDASQTRDALNELAPTSEANPSMDNQFNAAEAVAQANQMTPEQLLEQLEKKLPTDQPMQESLQDITKQTVRAAEQMIREAANEETSLRRNLERSDAEFSEQKRIAQDELRSLSDRADAVQNHLLAMAEQASGWSNENATQRAIQQIREDLSQATQASKQVQNDKALLDDLQAANQSLREAVQDASKQTAAINKKARQMQKQSLHNNEQSRAKAARQLEAMQRRGKNQYLQSLQNENQQWHRNVDEAGRRIQQAQNQERNAQRSLDQAKQQQQKHPGEEWAEKNVADKQAQVENVATAAAAAKQTRDLARESERQAKQRYEDARNRAVANLDAPNPAAELLSRVTQQATEELQHLAESLDSNQKSLAIDESLAPPASSIQPIADQQQRLQQSVAMATEELRRAARHEARLGNKTSAEQLDEVATEIEAVRQQPMTGAQESLQSGEASQANQQLAQAAEQLQAKADALAQQTSNDPVNSEGDSTATPDAAPASSQSQKLAKTLDELDRALHSPPPEQAGSDDQSDPSEPSQSQQTSEDQPSGQAAEGSAGESPSEASGSQQANQPNSPASPGQQPTSGQASSTLAEAAQQAIRNLAQQRQRQLQQIAQAGEPSQPSDQDPSQPSSSQANNSARGDGQASDNSLIDASDWNIADGDWGDLRERQTEEVIQDRKVRIPMTYRRAVQAYFEAVSAEAAKSSESNPRSDR
- a CDS encoding BatA domain-containing protein yields the protein MNFLNLGLLAGALAFVVPLAIHLLFRSRYRSMDWGAMFLLQDVVAKNRRRMQWHQWILLALRCAIPILLALAMARPLLSSARALPGSEPLTLILCVDDSRSMQAAGRHDRALKAATGLIGNLSRGDEVIVILASQLTAPIQRSAPRDALVDLSELPFDGPPSDYVQALDTCLDACQEASHPNRRIVICGDFQSNSLAAGNQWIDAVEDARVQLDRMTPPPRVDFLNVSQADAMLDNLVVESLDANAPAVLKDRLVNFTAKIRNDSDRSVSRLTGRWFYDGQTVQTATLDIAPRSSSTLSFAHTPETAGNHSLAFAVEHTDAIAADNRRRLAFNVLPQIRVWLVDGNPSNEPLQSETDFLRLALSPFAFASVNESARPGQNARSDLVSSRVFSSSRWSSELSTQMETAERPDVIIFANVKQINSRNDSDNELLEQFLAHDGKLVFFDGDQVAADQWNNIPWLPAKLDRLITASDIEAVLESENSVTAEEQDRLGFTIQPPRGRQSVWGTLQDAGDGIWEEVRVGRYRRLLIEDSSTESTQILLRTSDQAVLAVRRSNVIQFAIGCDTEWSTLPLRAVYLPMMQQLILDLVGSQESMNVVAGQPMLIPGATASWTVTSPDGSSSAFQSLSGDAGGNDALNVSSGVFSHTQIAGIYRFRPDAPAAPLLRVAEIPASESDLRTLEPSQIETFAERLQARLFDTPEDLVEATATDRFGQEIWRPLMSLVLFVLIAELLWQQFAGRPKSAATAWNAPVASAGSHR
- a CDS encoding DUF58 domain-containing protein, whose amino-acid sequence is MRFPDLFTARDASRAAALQWIARQAVEGLTAGRHRSPHKGSSVEFKEHRPYVPGDELRNIDWRAFGKSDRLYIREFEEETNLRCTLLVDRSGSMQYAGSRALQLTDSRASLGNRKQDYATAIAAAIAYMMLSSQDAVGLMTFADKISDSLPPRTMPSHLQALLKILAGDSGGGETDLGTVIRQAMLKLPRRSLVVLISDGLGDPESLGKAFAALRAQRQEVVFLQILDPDEVDFPFHDRIEFRDLENTDHREIIDSRQIRSRYIESLKRHNATIEAACRRNRVDHAMITTDVPVVDALARFVTLRRGGGVSGSLTFPGSVLAGSQPNSSAEGNSSK
- a CDS encoding trans-sulfuration enzyme family protein, with translation MNSPKPNGDFRTRAIHVGNEVDPSTGAVVPPIHFASTFRQPGAGEWGQYDYSRSGNPTRTGLQTTLASLENACGTLAFSSGMAAIHAVTMLLESGDHVVAGTDIYGGAYRLLHQICNRSGIEVTLVDFTDLSAIENAITDRTKLIWTESIGNPRMTISDLPAIARLAKSKGILSGVDNTFGTPALLRPLDFGIDIVMHSATKYLGGHSDCLGGTLAVSDPELHDQLYFVQNATGAVLDPMSSFLISRGLKTLDLRIREQSRTALRLAQWLEAHPMVRSVLYPGLTSHDQHELASQLFGQQRSDEEETHFGAMITFELNASLKQVSKVCQSTELFHLAVSLGAVESLIEQPATMSHASYAPEARAAHGITDSLIRLSVGLESPRDLEADLERAFAAIS